The window ACTTGGCCCGGTTGATCGGGTGGGCCTACCACGACATCGGTGATCAGCATCGCGCCCGCCAATACGCCGCAATGGCACTGGTTTCCGCGCGGCGAGCCGGGGCGGACAGCCTGGTCGCGTCGACGCTCTACGTTCTGGGGCGGATCAGCTTGATCGAGCGTGACCCGCGCGCCGCACTGCGTATGTTCCAACTCGGGCAACTGCCTGCCCAAGATGCCGCCGGCGGCGCGGAATCCGCCCGTTTGTATACCAATGAAGCGTGGGCACACGCGATGATGGGCGACGCCGGCCGGATGCAGACCGCGCTCTCGCGCGCCGAAGAAGAAATAGCCCGGGCCGGAGATCTCATCGATCCGTGGACCCGGGTGTTCTTGACCCCCGGCGAGTTCGCCGGCATGCAGTCGGTGATCTACAACGAGTACGCCCTGACAGCCAGCGGGCGGACCGCCGAGCACTACACCGTCGCGGCCGTCGACGCCGCGCGAACCTCGTTGGCCGCGTCCGCGGGAGCACGACCGGCCCGCAGCATTCTGTTCGACAACATCACCGTCGCCACAGGCACTTTCCGCCTCGGCCAGATCGACGATGCGGTGTCGTTCGCGACAACCTCCCTGGAAATGACCAGCCAAATCGACAGCGGACGAGTCGGCGACCGACTTCGGCAGCTGGTGCACTCCGCGACCCTCGCGACCGCACGCTCCGATGTCCGTGACATGTGCCATGCCATCCGCCGGGCGGCCCGCACCACCCGGCGCACTCCGCGCCCGCCGAGCGAGTACCGGCTGGTGACCGCCTAGCGATGCGGGGCGGACGTTCGGTCGATGTCATGCCCGGACAACATTGCGCTCACATCTGCCCTGTCGAATGTCATTGTCGCAGAACTCATTTGACGTTTAAATCGAGATATGAATCGCACCACCCCGAGAAGTGGCCACCGGAACTCGGACAGGCCTCGACGCGTCATATGTGTGTGATGGGCGACGTGAAGCAGGCCGGCGTCTCCCCCACTACGCCTGGGCACCGCGCCCTGGACGGAGTCCGGAATCGCACCGCGGCGGGATTGCTGGAAGCTCGCCATTTACTACTCGCCGTCGCCGGAAACCTGCAAGGCGATTCCCCGTTGATCGGGTGGGCACGCGAACTGGCCGATCTACATGCAACGCTGGTCACCGCGGCGGTATCGACCACCCGCCGGCCGGCCGACTTCGACGCCACCGCCACCTACGGCCAGATCAGCGCCATCATCGGACTGATCGACGAGTGGTCGGCCTGCCATCTGCCCCGCCCCGCCTTCGGCCGCCGCCACACCCATTCCCTCGGCGAGGTGATCAGTCACGTAGCCGGCACCTACGCCCATGTTCAGTGGACACTGCGCCACGCCGAGAGTGCCGAACAGCAGCACCATGCCACCCTGCGGTTTGCTCAGGTCCAGGAAGGCTATGCCGGTCTCGTCGACGAGATTCGAGCACTGCGCGTCGTATTACCCCTGGGCGAGGGCAGCCGACCGGCGCGGTAGCAGCAGGGCCGGAATCAACGCGAGCGCGATCACGACCGGAGCGATCAGGTAGGTGTGCTGGAACGCCTCGGCCAGCGCGGGAGCGAGCTCGGCGCGCTGCGCCGGAGCCATGCCATGCAGCGCTTGCAGCCCGCCGGTCACCGGGAGCAGTGCGCCCAGCACGACCGAGGACACCGCGGTGCCGATTGCCAGGGCAGTGGTGCTGATCATGTTCAGCACCGTCGATCCCGCCGGCTGATCCGCCCGGCTCAGCGACCGGGTAGCGGTGGTCATGACCGGCATCATGGTGCCGCCGCCACCGGCGCCCATGAGCAGCATGCTCGCGCCGAGCGCCCAGTACGACGCGTCCGCGTCCAGCTGGACGATGAACAGCACGAAACCGGTGAGCGCCACCGTGATCGACACCGGCAGGTAGCGGCCGGGCGGAATCCGATCAATCAACCGGCCCGCCACCTGCATGGTCAGGCCGGAGGCCAGCGCGAACGGGATACCCAACGCGCCTGCCACCAACGCCGATTCGCCACGAACCACCTGAAAATACAAGGGCAGCAGCAGCATTGAACCGAAGTATCCGCTAGCGAACAGAGCCAGCAGCAGCGCGGCGGGGCCGCTGACCCGGTTGCCCAGCACCCGCAGATTCAGCAGCGGTTGCGCGGTGGTCAGCGACCGGCGCACGAAGGCGGCGATGAGCCCCGCCCCGGCCAGCAGCGGGACCAGCACGGCGGGCGTGGCGAATCCGGCCTGCTCACCCGCAGCGGTCACCCCGTAGATCAGCAGGGCCAGGCCGGGCGACATCAACAGGAGCCCGGGCACGTCGAGCGCGTGCCGCGGTTCCGGCAGATCGGCGGGCACGATCCGAGCGGCCAGGACCAGCACCAGCGCACCCATCGGCAGATTGATGAAGAACATCCACCGCCACGACACCGCGTCGATCAGGTAGCCGCCGATCACGGGCCCAAGCAGCGGGCCGACCAGAATTGCCAGACCCAGGGTGCTCATCAGCCGGCCGAGCCCATCCGGCCCGGCCGCGCGCAGCAGGATCGTCATCGCGACCGGCATGAGCAACCCGCCGCTGGCGCCCTGCACGACTCGGAAAGCGATGAGCGACTCCAGGTTCCAGGCCAACCCGGCCAGCATCGAGCCGACCGCGAAGGCCGCGACCGCGGTCAGGTACAGCCGTTTGGCGCCGAACCGGCCGATCAGCCACGCCGAGGCCGGCACCACGGCGCCGAGCGCGAGCGAATAGCCGGTCGCCACCCACTGGATGGAGTTCAGGCCCGCGTCGAATTGCGCGGACAGCGTGTTGATCGAGACATTGACGATGGTCTGGTCCAGTGTGGCCATGATCGTGCCGAGCACCAGCACCAGGACGATCGTCATCGGGTTGCGGGCGGTGACCGGCGACGCGGGAGCCGTTGCGGTAGTGGTCACGGCCCTCACGCCCCGTACGGGTTGGCGGCACGGGCGGTGCGCAATGCCTCACCCCACCAAGTCAATTGCTTCAGCAGGGCCTTGGTGGCGGTGACCGCGTCGGTCGGTTCGGCCAGCTCACCCGCGTCGTCGAAGCGGCGCCACGGGTTCGCGAAGCTGACGGTGTCGCGGATGGTGACCGCGTGCAGTTCGGCGAAGACCGGCCGCAGGTGTTCCACCGCGCGCAGACCACCGGAGATGCCGCCGTAGGAGACGAAACCCACCGGCTTGGCCTGCCATTCGACGTGATGTTCGTCGATCAGGTTCTTCAGCGCGCCCGGGTAGCTGTGGTTGTACTCGGGCGTCACCACCACGAATGCGTCAGCGCGGGAGAGCTTTTCGGTGGTCTCCGCCCGTGACGGGTGCTCGGTGACCGCACCGAAGGCGTGCGGCAGCGCGACCTGCAAGGTATCGACGATCTCGACCTCGAGGGTGTCGTGGCGCCGAAGCTGACCGACGAACCAGTCCGCGATGGTCGTGCCGAACCGGCCCTCCCGGGTGCTGCCGACGACGACCGCGACCCGCAGCGGAGCCGTGACCCGATCGTGTTGCGGCCCTTCGGTATTGACGTGCCAGTTGCTCATGAGGCCCTCCCTCTGGACGATCGCACCAGCGTTGGCGCTGTCCAAAGCCTCCAACCTCAACCAATCTTCGGGTCAACCCCCTGTGATCGAGGCGACAGCACCGCAGAGCTCGACCAACTGGTGGTCGCCCACGTGCTGCCCGAGCCCCCGAAAATCGGCACGTGCGGATGTTCGATCTGTGAATGGCCCGCAGTGTGATGTATGCAAATCGGGCACTTTTCGGCCGCCGGTGACCGAAATCGCCCAAACGGCGCGAATTTTGCACGTTTTGCATACTCCGTCGGCACGTGCGTGCGTGCACGAGATGGCCTGTCGGGTTTGTCGAACCCCTGCACCGCGGCATTTGCGGACGTGCTCGCCGGGTGCGGTGGCGCGGTGGTTCAATCGCTCGATGCGTGGTGACGAGATCATCGGTCAGTGGAGCGTGGAGGCCGGGTATCACAGCTCGACGGAGGATGAGCAGTTCGTCTTCTGGGTGCCTTGGCGGCGCGCGCCGACGCTCCGTTCGGCATGCTGGTGCCTTCACTGGCGGCTGTGATGCGTTCGGCCCATTGATCTTCCGCGAGCCGCGCTTACCGCTTCGCACCGCGCGGGTCGCGGCAATAGCGGACGTTCGCAAGATCGACTTTGTGGCTTACCGGCAAGCGCCTCGAGCGGTCGCGCCGCGGCGGTTCGGTGCGTTCTCGATGAGTCGCACTCGGCTGCCGGATCACTGCGGTTGCCGGACGCTGAAGCACAGAACCCACACTATTGGCGGTATCAACCAGTCCTGATATGACTTGTTCAGCAGTCGTATTCGCCGAAAAACGTTGTGACCAGTAGCGATAGGATCACTTCGTCTTGGCGGATCCTACCCGCCGCCGGAAAGAGCACTCCAAGATCGATCCGTACTCAGGTGGGTTTCGGGTGGAGCGGCGGCGGAGCGGGTTCGAGCAGGTAGGAACTCGCTCCGCCGCCGCGGTTAGATCGCTAGCACGCCCACGGTTGGCAGGGCTTGGTCGTCTCGGTGGGCGGGGTCGGCTCCGGCTTGATGGTTGTGGTCGGCGGGGTCGCGGTTGTGGTGGGCGCGGGGCACGACCACGGCGTGCACGTCGACGGCGGCGACGTGGGACTGGTCGGCGGGCAGTTCCACGGGTTGCATGGCGGGGTGGTCGTGGTCGGCGGGGTGGGCTCGGGTTTGATCGTCGTGGTCGGCGACGGCGTCGTCGTCGGCGGTTCCGTTGTGGTCGGCGACGGTGTGTAGGTCGAACCCGGGAGAACTTCGACGACCACGCTGGCTACCTCGGATTGGTAGCTGCCGCCGCGGACGATGAGCGAGATGGTGTGGATCCCGGGGACAGTCGGAGTCCATTGGGCGCTGGCCGTCGCTTCGGGGAAGTCGCCGGTGCCGTAGCCGGTGGCGATCAGCTGCCGGGTGCCGCTGCTGCCGCTTACTTGGTCGAAGAAGAGCGCCGAGTATCCCGGCTGCACCACGAGACCCGTCAATGTGTAGGTGCTGTGCGTGTAATGCGAATCATCGGAAACTCTGAGGGCCTTGTTGAAGCTGATGATGTCTGCCGTGGCGGTCGGCACCGAATTCGGCAATGCCGCCGCCCCCAGACC of the Nocardia sp. XZ_19_385 genome contains:
- a CDS encoding DNA-binding transcriptional regulator; translated protein: MDVTDPRTVHGTPDAGTANSWGQRLRGYRRAQLGLSRADFAELINDRARRDNINVACSERHVARWELGEVRRPSKTYRTLLIALGAPVPETEAPSSASNVRPVRDVAPWSAGATLLEALATAVVGSPDILTPWLPALDGPEMPCDTDKLDLAFVCRATAELRELDQRHGGGAVAYPAIGLLKSTTALLARHRGQALAHSLLVAAADLARLIGWAYHDIGDQHRARQYAAMALVSARRAGADSLVASTLYVLGRISLIERDPRAALRMFQLGQLPAQDAAGGAESARLYTNEAWAHAMMGDAGRMQTALSRAEEEIARAGDLIDPWTRVFLTPGEFAGMQSVIYNEYALTASGRTAEHYTVAAVDAARTSLAASAGARPARSILFDNITVATGTFRLGQIDDAVSFATTSLEMTSQIDSGRVGDRLRQLVHSATLATARSDVRDMCHAIRRAARTTRRTPRPPSEYRLVTA
- a CDS encoding DHA2 family efflux MFS transporter permease subunit, translating into MTTTATAPASPVTARNPMTIVLVLVLGTIMATLDQTIVNVSINTLSAQFDAGLNSIQWVATGYSLALGAVVPASAWLIGRFGAKRLYLTAVAAFAVGSMLAGLAWNLESLIAFRVVQGASGGLLMPVAMTILLRAAGPDGLGRLMSTLGLAILVGPLLGPVIGGYLIDAVSWRWMFFINLPMGALVLVLAARIVPADLPEPRHALDVPGLLLMSPGLALLIYGVTAAGEQAGFATPAVLVPLLAGAGLIAAFVRRSLTTAQPLLNLRVLGNRVSGPAALLLALFASGYFGSMLLLPLYFQVVRGESALVAGALGIPFALASGLTMQVAGRLIDRIPPGRYLPVSITVALTGFVLFIVQLDADASYWALGASMLLMGAGGGGTMMPVMTTATRSLSRADQPAGSTVLNMISTTALAIGTAVSSVVLGALLPVTGGLQALHGMAPAQRAELAPALAEAFQHTYLIAPVVIALALIPALLLPRRSAALAQG
- a CDS encoding NADPH-dependent FMN reductase, yielding MSNWHVNTEGPQHDRVTAPLRVAVVVGSTREGRFGTTIADWFVGQLRRHDTLEVEIVDTLQVALPHAFGAVTEHPSRAETTEKLSRADAFVVVTPEYNHSYPGALKNLIDEHHVEWQAKPVGFVSYGGISGGLRAVEHLRPVFAELHAVTIRDTVSFANPWRRFDDAGELAEPTDAVTATKALLKQLTWWGEALRTARAANPYGA